The following coding sequences lie in one Psychrobacter arenosus genomic window:
- a CDS encoding type II toxin-antitoxin system VapC family toxin, giving the protein MNPITIKDKWVYLLDTNVISELRRVRPHGAVLAWVEQIPEHDLSISAVSIAEIQSGIEMTREQDTIKAAELERWLELVSQSYNILPMDAITFRQWAKLMHRTSDTLYEDAMIAATAQIHHLIVVTRNISDFKNFDVPMLNPFEL; this is encoded by the coding sequence ATGAACCCAATAACCATTAAGGATAAATGGGTGTATTTACTAGATACGAATGTTATTTCAGAGTTACGTAGAGTGAGACCTCATGGTGCAGTATTAGCATGGGTTGAGCAAATCCCTGAGCATGATTTATCTATATCTGCCGTAAGTATCGCTGAAATTCAGTCTGGTATCGAAATGACCAGAGAACAAGATACTATAAAAGCGGCGGAGCTTGAGCGTTGGTTAGAACTAGTCTCACAAAGTTATAATATATTACCGATGGACGCGATAACTTTCCGTCAATGGGCGAAGCTAATGCATAGAACTTCTGATACCTTATACGAAGACGCCATGATTGCTGCCACTGCTCAGATACATCATCTAATCGTAGTTACCCGTAATATCAGTGATTTCAAAAATTTTGATGTTCCTATGCTTAACCCTTTTGAGCTTTAA
- a CDS encoding type II toxin-antitoxin system Phd/YefM family antitoxin, translated as MMTWTVQNAKAKFSELLEKSIQSEPQIVTKHGQKVAVVLSIEEWERLKSQSKPSLKQLLLTESARFDLPDIRQEQHNKVIKRREVPNFD; from the coding sequence ATGATGACATGGACCGTACAAAACGCTAAAGCGAAGTTTAGTGAGTTATTGGAAAAAAGTATTCAATCGGAGCCGCAAATTGTGACTAAGCACGGTCAGAAAGTAGCAGTAGTGCTCTCCATAGAAGAATGGGAGCGGCTTAAATCTCAATCTAAGCCTTCGCTGAAGCAATTGTTGCTGACAGAGTCTGCACGCTTTGATTTACCTGATATTCGTCAAGAACAGCATAATAAAGTAATAAAACGTCGAGAAGTTCCTAATTTCGATTAA
- a CDS encoding N-acetylmuramoyl-L-alanine amidase — MSKSTLLIALTLSFTLPLISCVATTEPRFVIDDQSYQAQGKNERINFIVLHYTAEDEPTSLELLTTKNVSAHYLIPSTDNNKIYHLVPDDERAWHAGSGGFAGRTVLNDTSIGIEIVNDGIQPLYRGSLKSQNLAYHPAEHFVEFKEIQVRKIAQLVTDLAKRYDIAPPNIIGHSDMAPSRKIDPGAKFPWERLYKEYGVGAWYDEADKQQFMNEEEFAKQSIADIKQAFRDYGYQINSTEEWDKSSRNVIYAFQLHFRPDNLSAEMDLETYAILRALNKKYKTKY; from the coding sequence ATGAGCAAAAGCACTCTCCTTATAGCATTAACCTTATCTTTCACCTTACCTTTAATCAGCTGCGTCGCCACCACCGAACCACGTTTCGTCATCGACGACCAAAGCTATCAGGCGCAAGGCAAGAATGAGCGGATTAATTTTATCGTCCTACATTACACTGCGGAAGATGAGCCGACTTCGCTGGAGTTGCTCACCACCAAAAACGTCAGCGCTCACTACCTTATCCCTAGTACGGATAATAATAAAATCTATCACTTAGTGCCGGATGACGAGCGCGCTTGGCATGCCGGTAGCGGTGGTTTTGCCGGTAGAACAGTGCTCAATGACACCTCAATCGGCATCGAAATCGTCAATGACGGCATTCAACCCCTTTATCGAGGGTCGCTCAAAAGCCAAAATCTAGCATATCATCCCGCTGAGCATTTCGTGGAGTTTAAAGAAATTCAGGTGCGTAAAATCGCACAACTGGTGACTGATTTAGCCAAACGCTACGATATTGCTCCCCCCAACATCATCGGCCATTCAGATATGGCACCATCACGCAAAATCGACCCCGGCGCGAAGTTTCCTTGGGAGCGACTGTATAAAGAATATGGTGTAGGCGCTTGGTACGATGAGGCGGATAAGCAACAATTTATGAATGAAGAGGAATTTGCCAAGCAGTCCATTGCCGATATCAAACAAGCTTTTCGCGACTATGGTTATCAGATTAATAGTACGGAAGAATGGGACAAGTCCAGTCGCAATGTCATCTATGCGTTTCAGCTGCATTTCCGACCTGATAATCTAAGCGCTGAGATGGATTTGGAGACTTATGCTATTTTACGGGCTTTGAATAAGAAGTATAAGACCAAATATTAA
- a CDS encoding IS3 family transposase (programmed frameshift), whose translation MDKVETVKVKRTQRDYTLGFKLAVVDRVEKGDMTYKQAQQHYGIQGRSTVLVWLRKYGTLDWTRPPESLKMPNKETPAQTIKRLERELADEKARTLILGKIVEALDGKHGASNQKKVTYGILWQLKQDRQVSLAQGCRLLEVSPQAVYQHRIRQRERSQTLAILKDWIQEYRMLMPRIGGRKLYWLIKPKLIAQGIKIGRDGFFDYLRAHRLLVKPRRSYTKTTFSKHWMRKHPNLTKDAPAPVKPEQTMVADITYVTSKQGTHYLSLVTDAYSRQIMGYHLSDSMPVTEVVKALNMAVERRHYRHETIHHSDRGLQYCASEYQEALKRSGIRPSMTDGYDCYQNALAERVNGILKGEFLFYECNTMSELKQLVDESVYIYNHLRPHSSLNMRTPFEVHQDYSCSA comes from the exons ATGGACAAGGTAGAGACAGTAAAGGTTAAGCGCACGCAAAGAGATTACACCCTAGGCTTTAAATTAGCGGTGGTGGACCGTGTCGAAAAAGGCGACATGACCTATAAGCAGGCGCAACAGCACTATGGCATTCAAGGTCGTAGTACGGTGTTAGTTTGGCTGCGTAAATATGGTACATTAGACTGGACACGACCGCCTGAGAGTTTAAAAATGCCAAATAAAGAAACCCCTGCGCAAACCATCAAACGTCTAGAGCGAGAACTGGCTGACGAGAAAGCTCGCACCCTAATTCTCGGCAAGATCGTTGAAGCTTTAGATGGCAAGCATGGAGCAAGTA ACCAGAAAAAAGTCACCTACGGCATTCTCTGGCAACTCAAACAAGATCGACAAGTGAGTCTGGCTCAAGGGTGTCGTCTGCTAGAGGTGAGTCCGCAAGCGGTTTACCAACACCGCATTAGGCAACGAGAAAGAAGCCAGACGCTTGCTATCCTCAAAGACTGGATACAAGAGTATCGAATGCTGATGCCGAGAATTGGCGGTCGCAAGCTATATTGGCTCATCAAACCCAAACTGATTGCCCAGGGTATCAAGATTGGACGTGACGGGTTCTTTGATTATCTAAGAGCGCATAGACTGCTGGTTAAGCCCAGACGCAGCTATACTAAAACCACGTTTAGTAAACACTGGATGAGAAAACACCCTAACTTAACCAAGGATGCACCTGCGCCTGTAAAACCAGAACAAACCATGGTTGCTGACATTACCTATGTGACGTCTAAACAAGGCACGCATTACTTATCATTGGTGACAGATGCCTACTCAAGACAGATTATGGGTTATCACTTAAGTGATAGTATGCCCGTTACTGAAGTGGTTAAAGCCTTGAACATGGCAGTAGAAAGGCGTCACTATCGCCATGAGACGATTCATCATTCTGATCGAGGTCTACAGTACTGCGCATCAGAGTATCAAGAGGCGTTAAAGCGAAGCGGCATTAGACCTTCTATGACCGATGGTTATGATTGTTATCAAAATGCGTTGGCTGAGCGGGTCAATGGGATCTTAAAGGGCGAGTTCTTGTTCTATGAGTGCAATACAATGAGTGAGCTCAAACAACTTGTAGATGAGTCCGTTTATATTTATAACCACCTACGACCTCATTCAAGCTTGAATATGAGAACCCCCTTTGAGGTACATCAAGATTATTCATGTTCTGCTTAA
- a CDS encoding GMC family oxidoreductase, translated as MEFDYIVVGGGSAGAVMASRLSEDRQVSVCLLEAGGEGKDLLIRIPAGVFALVPGRPVKINNWCFTTLPQKELGGRTGYQPRGKCLGGGSAINAMVYTRGSRHDYDGWEEAGCPGWGYDDVLPYFKKAENNVRGGNEFHGGDGPLHVTDPLTPRPISQAFVDACVANGLHRTDDFNGDRQDGAGLYQVTNFHGEKQGQRCSSAAAYLHPFMDRPNLTIITHAHAKRIIIKDQQACGVLYQKDGKEQSVFAKGEVILSSGAFGSPHLLMLSGIGPAEHLKEHGIKVVVDSPEVGENLQDHIDLILQYKVNTTDVVGIGVTGGLNLVKSGNQWRKDGTGMISTNFAEGGAFFGVGEDVPSDWPDIQLHFVIAAVQNHGRTLTWGYGVSCHVYYLRPKSRGTVRLASSNPFDQPAIDPNFLSHPDDRKNLLEGVKRTQQIFKEQPLAQYVVKDTLTGEAKTDEDLMEIIRKHGDTDYHPVGTCRMGSDANSVVDPELRVRGVANLRVVDASIMPNLNSSNTNAPSIMIGEKAADMIIKGRQMPSMTKQAQPEMAHR; from the coding sequence ATGGAATTTGACTATATCGTAGTAGGAGGCGGCTCGGCAGGTGCAGTCATGGCCAGTCGTTTATCCGAAGACCGGCAGGTTAGCGTGTGCTTATTAGAAGCAGGCGGCGAAGGTAAAGATTTATTGATACGCATACCCGCTGGGGTCTTTGCTTTAGTGCCAGGGCGACCGGTCAAAATTAACAATTGGTGTTTTACCACCTTGCCGCAAAAAGAGCTCGGCGGCCGTACCGGCTATCAGCCACGCGGCAAATGTCTTGGCGGCGGCTCAGCGATTAACGCGATGGTCTATACCCGCGGCAGTCGTCATGACTATGATGGTTGGGAAGAAGCCGGCTGTCCAGGTTGGGGCTATGATGATGTGCTGCCATACTTCAAGAAAGCAGAAAATAACGTCCGTGGTGGCAATGAATTTCACGGCGGTGACGGCCCGCTACACGTCACTGATCCGCTAACCCCGCGACCGATTAGCCAAGCGTTCGTCGATGCTTGCGTGGCGAATGGACTACACCGTACCGACGACTTCAATGGCGACCGTCAAGATGGGGCGGGGCTCTATCAAGTCACGAACTTTCATGGTGAAAAACAAGGTCAACGCTGCTCTTCTGCGGCAGCCTACCTACATCCTTTTATGGACCGTCCCAACCTGACCATCATCACCCATGCGCATGCCAAACGTATTATTATCAAAGACCAACAAGCCTGCGGTGTCCTCTATCAAAAGGACGGCAAAGAGCAGTCTGTCTTTGCTAAGGGCGAGGTCATTTTAAGTTCCGGCGCCTTTGGCTCACCGCATCTGCTCATGCTCTCTGGCATTGGTCCCGCGGAGCATCTAAAGGAGCATGGTATTAAAGTGGTGGTCGATAGCCCGGAAGTTGGCGAAAACCTACAAGACCATATCGACCTGATTTTGCAATATAAAGTGAACACCACGGACGTGGTTGGCATCGGGGTGACCGGCGGGCTCAACTTAGTCAAATCGGGCAACCAATGGCGCAAAGACGGCACTGGCATGATCTCCACTAACTTTGCTGAAGGCGGGGCTTTCTTCGGAGTAGGGGAAGACGTCCCAAGCGATTGGCCCGATATCCAACTGCACTTTGTCATCGCTGCTGTACAAAACCATGGTCGTACCTTGACCTGGGGCTATGGCGTTTCTTGTCACGTGTACTATTTGCGGCCTAAGAGTCGCGGTACGGTACGTCTAGCATCCAGCAATCCGTTCGATCAACCCGCGATCGATCCCAATTTCCTCTCGCACCCTGATGACCGCAAAAACCTACTCGAAGGCGTCAAACGTACCCAGCAAATCTTCAAGGAGCAACCGCTTGCCCAGTACGTGGTCAAAGATACCTTGACCGGAGAGGCCAAGACCGACGAAGACTTGATGGAAATTATCCGCAAACATGGTGACACCGATTATCATCCGGTGGGCACATGTCGTATGGGCTCAGATGCCAACTCTGTCGTCGACCCTGAGCTGCGTGTGCGTGGAGTGGCTAATTTACGGGTAGTCGATGCCTCAATTATGCCGAATCTTAACAGCTCAAATACTAACGCCCCATCGATTATGATTGGTGAGAAAGCGGCGGATATGATTATCAAGGGTCGCCAAATGCCATCTATGACGAAGCAAGCGCAACCAGAGATGGCGCATCGTTAA
- the purL gene encoding phosphoribosylformylglycinamidine synthase, with the protein MMTIAGQPYLTDFQTQQLIQELSTKTDLAITDIRTQQVYVLAEVLEGEALSKAQDLLNHGKTFALPAATADELQVIVAPRFGTISPWASKATDIFNNCELTISRVERVVVYTLVGTNLPAKLAKDVEQLLHDRMTQSLVYNLDTVAQLFDDHAPAPLSHIDILGNGRSALEQANTEFGFALSVEDIDYLMAAYTDELKRNPTDAELMMFAQANSEHCRHKIFNAEWTIDGERQPKSLFGMIKNTYQSNPEGILSAYKDNAAVMEGAEGQRYYPVLQAADANDADSFDRHVYDFHQEHIDILMKVETHNHPTAIAPYAGAATGSGGEIRDEGATGRGGKPKAGLAGFHVSHLHIPEMPEKWELSGKINTKDYGTPSRMATSLEIMTEAPLGSANFSNEFGRPNLCGYFRSFQLDTSAEQDGSEMRGYHKPIMIAGGYGNIKRNLVEKNTINEGDLLIVLGGPAMQIGLGGGAASSVDSGELDEGLDFASVQRDNAEMERRCQEVIDRCWALAGNSPEEDGNPIVSLHDVGAGGISNAMPELVNDHERGAILDLRKVPSLEAGMSPMAIWSNEAQERYVLAIRPESREQFDAICARERCPYAVLGTATEVRQLRVEDHLLGEHPVDMPMQVLLGGTPKMQRSFKRAERTLPPLMLNDLDLKEAVTDVLRHPTVASKSFLISIGDRSITGMVVRDQYVGRYQVPVADCAVTASGLIMLDDQPMTGEAMSVGERTPVALINPEASARLAVGEAITNIAGARIKQISNITLSANWMAACGEDKEDAALFDAVYAIGEELCPALGIAIPVGKDSLSMRANWSDATEGTTVDKSVVSPMSLVITAFAPVMDVAETLTPELIKGDSAFYRIDLSRGKLRLGGSILAQTNSQLGNDCPDLDAPEDLINFFNFIQAGNEQGIISAYHDIGDGGLLATIAEMQFTSRQGVKLSLHDENLLGQLFSEELGAVIQVMPEDVAELIELAETHKVSDMISLVGQSCEEDRLFIQTPTLIGDKTLSFSRVELQQAWSQVSYHIARRRDNPECAEQEYNIISDLSHQGIVASPNFDLNQRIETPYLNSRLNKPKVAILREQGVNGQLEMAAGFTMAGFEAVDVHMSDLIKGRIDLRDFEGLVTCGGFSYGDVLGAGSGWANSVLFHDDLRMQFVRFFARPETFSLGVCNGCQMMSQLKDLIPGAENFPRFVANKSARFEGRTVNVKVERTKSVLLKGMQDSILPIAVAHGEGLATLSTTEIAGMANHGQIAMRYVDSHGHPTETYPLNPNGSTGGVTGVCSTDGRVTLMMPHPERTLRAYNHSWKPADWHGDGAWLRMFRNARAWLR; encoded by the coding sequence ATGATGACCATCGCCGGCCAGCCGTATCTTACCGATTTCCAGACCCAGCAACTCATCCAAGAACTGAGCACTAAGACCGACCTCGCTATCACCGATATTCGCACGCAACAAGTTTATGTCTTGGCCGAAGTGCTCGAAGGTGAAGCACTGAGCAAAGCCCAAGACCTCCTTAATCATGGCAAAACTTTTGCATTGCCAGCCGCCACTGCTGATGAGCTACAAGTTATCGTTGCGCCTCGCTTTGGCACCATCTCTCCTTGGGCCAGTAAAGCCACCGATATCTTTAATAACTGTGAGCTGACTATTTCTCGCGTTGAGCGTGTGGTGGTTTACACGCTAGTGGGCACTAACTTACCCGCGAAGCTAGCCAAAGACGTTGAGCAGTTATTGCACGATCGCATGACGCAGAGCTTGGTCTATAATTTAGACACAGTAGCGCAATTGTTTGACGATCACGCCCCAGCCCCGTTATCGCACATTGATATCTTAGGTAATGGCCGTAGCGCTCTTGAGCAGGCGAATACGGAGTTTGGTTTTGCCCTCTCGGTGGAAGACATCGACTATCTAATGGCGGCTTATACCGATGAGCTAAAACGCAACCCTACCGATGCTGAATTGATGATGTTTGCGCAGGCCAACTCTGAGCATTGCCGTCATAAAATCTTTAATGCGGAATGGACTATCGATGGCGAGCGCCAACCGAAGTCGTTGTTTGGTATGATTAAAAACACTTACCAATCAAACCCAGAAGGTATTTTATCAGCGTATAAAGACAATGCTGCTGTAATGGAAGGGGCTGAAGGCCAGCGCTATTATCCTGTACTGCAGGCCGCCGATGCGAATGATGCCGACAGCTTCGACCGTCACGTTTACGACTTCCATCAAGAGCACATTGATATCTTAATGAAGGTCGAAACCCATAACCACCCAACCGCCATCGCTCCGTACGCAGGTGCAGCGACAGGTTCTGGTGGTGAGATTCGCGATGAAGGCGCTACCGGTCGCGGTGGTAAGCCAAAAGCGGGCCTAGCCGGTTTCCACGTTTCGCACCTGCATATCCCTGAGATGCCAGAGAAGTGGGAGCTGTCAGGCAAAATTAACACTAAAGACTATGGCACGCCTTCGCGCATGGCGACCAGTTTAGAAATTATGACCGAAGCCCCCTTAGGCAGTGCTAATTTTTCTAACGAATTTGGTCGTCCTAATTTGTGTGGTTATTTCCGCTCGTTCCAGCTCGATACCTCGGCTGAGCAAGACGGTAGCGAAATGCGCGGCTACCATAAGCCTATTATGATTGCGGGCGGTTACGGCAACATCAAACGCAACTTGGTCGAAAAGAATACCATTAACGAAGGCGATTTATTGATCGTCCTTGGTGGTCCAGCTATGCAAATTGGTTTGGGCGGCGGTGCCGCTTCTTCAGTAGACAGCGGTGAGTTGGATGAAGGCTTAGACTTTGCCTCAGTACAGCGTGACAATGCGGAAATGGAACGTCGTTGCCAAGAAGTCATCGACCGCTGCTGGGCACTGGCGGGCAATAGCCCTGAAGAAGACGGCAACCCCATCGTGTCGCTACATGATGTTGGAGCGGGCGGCATCTCTAACGCCATGCCAGAGTTGGTCAATGACCACGAGCGTGGTGCAATTTTAGACCTACGTAAAGTGCCTTCGCTAGAGGCCGGTATGTCGCCAATGGCCATCTGGTCGAACGAAGCGCAAGAGCGTTATGTGTTGGCAATTCGTCCTGAAAGCCGTGAGCAATTTGATGCTATTTGTGCCCGTGAGCGCTGCCCGTATGCCGTATTGGGTACCGCAACAGAAGTGCGTCAATTGCGCGTAGAAGACCATTTATTGGGCGAGCACCCGGTTGATATGCCGATGCAAGTATTGCTCGGTGGCACGCCAAAAATGCAGCGCTCCTTTAAACGCGCTGAGCGTACGTTACCACCACTCATGCTAAACGATCTTGATTTAAAAGAAGCTGTCACCGACGTATTGCGTCATCCCACGGTCGCTAGTAAATCGTTCCTAATCAGTATTGGGGATCGTTCTATCACGGGTATGGTGGTGCGTGATCAGTATGTTGGCCGCTATCAAGTGCCTGTGGCAGATTGCGCGGTAACTGCATCCGGTTTAATCATGCTAGACGATCAGCCGATGACTGGGGAAGCTATGAGTGTGGGCGAACGTACGCCTGTGGCACTTATTAACCCAGAAGCCTCAGCTCGTCTGGCGGTAGGGGAAGCGATTACCAACATCGCTGGTGCCCGTATTAAGCAAATCTCTAACATCACGCTTTCTGCAAACTGGATGGCGGCTTGTGGTGAAGATAAAGAGGACGCTGCCCTATTTGATGCCGTCTATGCTATCGGCGAAGAGCTATGCCCTGCTTTAGGCATTGCTATTCCAGTGGGTAAAGATTCGCTATCGATGCGCGCCAACTGGTCGGACGCAACAGAGGGTACCACGGTAGATAAATCTGTCGTTTCGCCAATGAGCTTGGTGATCACAGCCTTCGCTCCGGTAATGGATGTCGCTGAAACCCTAACGCCAGAGCTCATCAAAGGCGACAGCGCGTTCTACCGTATCGACTTATCGCGTGGCAAGTTGCGTCTTGGTGGGTCTATCCTCGCGCAGACCAACAGCCAATTGGGCAATGACTGCCCTGATTTAGACGCTCCCGAAGATTTAATCAACTTCTTCAACTTTATCCAAGCGGGTAATGAGCAAGGCATCATCAGTGCTTATCACGATATCGGTGATGGTGGTCTGCTAGCCACGATTGCGGAGATGCAATTTACCAGTCGTCAAGGCGTGAAACTATCGCTGCATGATGAGAATTTGCTCGGGCAATTATTCAGTGAAGAGTTGGGTGCGGTCATCCAAGTCATGCCAGAAGATGTGGCTGAGCTGATCGAATTAGCCGAAACGCATAAAGTTTCTGACATGATTAGCTTGGTCGGTCAAAGCTGTGAAGAAGACCGCTTGTTCATTCAGACGCCAACGCTAATCGGTGATAAAACGCTAAGCTTTAGCCGTGTTGAGTTGCAGCAAGCGTGGTCACAGGTCAGCTACCATATTGCGCGTCGTCGTGATAACCCAGAGTGTGCTGAGCAAGAATATAACATCATCAGCGATCTGAGCCATCAAGGTATCGTAGCGTCACCAAACTTCGATTTGAATCAACGTATTGAAACGCCGTATCTCAATAGCCGCCTTAATAAACCCAAAGTCGCTATCTTGCGTGAGCAAGGCGTCAACGGGCAATTAGAGATGGCTGCCGGCTTCACTATGGCGGGCTTTGAAGCGGTCGACGTGCACATGAGCGACTTAATCAAAGGCCGTATCGACCTGCGCGATTTTGAAGGTCTCGTGACTTGTGGTGGTTTTAGCTATGGCGATGTCTTAGGCGCGGGCTCTGGTTGGGCCAATTCTGTCTTATTCCATGACGACTTACGCATGCAATTCGTGCGTTTCTTTGCCCGTCCGGAGACCTTTAGTCTAGGGGTTTGTAACGGTTGTCAGATGATGAGTCAGCTTAAAGACCTTATCCCAGGCGCAGAAAACTTCCCACGCTTCGTTGCCAATAAATCGGCACGTTTTGAGGGCCGTACGGTCAACGTTAAGGTCGAGCGCACTAAGTCTGTGCTGCTAAAAGGTATGCAAGACAGCATCTTACCGATAGCTGTCGCTCATGGTGAAGGTTTAGCTACCTTGAGCACTACCGAGATAGCGGGTATGGCGAACCACGGTCAAATCGCGATGCGTTATGTCGACAGTCATGGTCATCCTACCGAAACTTATCCGTTGAATCCAAATGGCTCAACCGGTGGGGTCACGGGGGTTTGTAGTACTGATGGTCGCGTGACCTTGATGATGCCGCACCCTGAGCGTACTTTACGCGCTTATAACCACAGTTGGAAACCTGCCGACTGGCATGGTGACGGCGCTTGGTTACGCATGTTCCGCAATGCCCGCGCTTGGTTACGCTAA
- a CDS encoding pyridoxamine 5'-phosphate oxidase family protein produces the protein MSKQAHIDKIREMIKDVKYAMMTTVTSEGHLHSCPMTTSETSLGAKEIWFIGDSTTETVADIKNNPQVNLSYVSQQDKDYVSINGKAELVEDQAKLDELWSPVYNAFYEHGKEDPKVQLIKVVPHGAEYWISGNSVISALKMAVAAVQDGKIADSTGENASIEF, from the coding sequence ATGAGTAAGCAAGCCCACATCGATAAAATTCGTGAAATGATTAAAGACGTTAAGTATGCCATGATGACCACGGTAACTAGCGAAGGTCATTTACATAGCTGCCCAATGACGACCAGTGAAACTAGCTTAGGTGCTAAAGAAATTTGGTTTATTGGTGATAGCACTACAGAAACAGTTGCTGATATTAAGAACAACCCACAAGTTAATCTATCTTACGTCAGCCAGCAAGACAAAGACTATGTCTCAATCAACGGTAAAGCTGAGTTGGTAGAAGACCAAGCCAAATTAGACGAGCTATGGTCACCAGTTTACAATGCTTTTTATGAGCATGGTAAGGAAGATCCTAAAGTACAATTGATCAAAGTTGTCCCACATGGTGCCGAATACTGGATCAGTGGTAACTCAGTAATTAGCGCTTTAAAAATGGCTGTTGCTGCTGTACAAGATGGCAAAATCGCTGACAGCACAGGCGAAAACGCTTCTATCGAATTCTAA
- the pgsA gene encoding CDP-diacylglycerol--glycerol-3-phosphate 3-phosphatidyltransferase: MTDPTPNAPTQTIFNLPNNLTIARILMIPLFVAIAYWPPALGIGVPMISNNAIANIGMSMVEFSDSTLRHLILTFLFILAAITDWLDGYLARRMEITSAFGRFLDPVADKLMVAAALIIIVQWHPNIIMSIAAIVIISREIAVSALREWMAELGNRTSVAVSYVGKLKTTFQMIAISVLLLNWQSLEILGYVLMIAAVILTLWSMMIYMKAAWPYLKEG; this comes from the coding sequence ATGACCGATCCTACGCCTAATGCCCCAACCCAAACTATTTTTAACCTTCCGAATAATCTAACGATTGCGCGGATTTTAATGATACCGCTGTTTGTCGCGATTGCTTACTGGCCACCCGCTCTAGGTATCGGTGTGCCCATGATTTCTAACAATGCTATCGCCAACATTGGGATGTCGATGGTTGAGTTTAGCGACAGTACCCTGCGCCATTTAATATTGACCTTTTTATTCATATTAGCCGCTATTACTGACTGGCTCGACGGCTATCTGGCGCGGCGTATGGAGATTACGTCTGCCTTCGGTCGCTTCCTTGACCCAGTAGCGGACAAGTTAATGGTAGCGGCGGCCTTGATTATCATTGTGCAGTGGCACCCTAATATCATCATGTCGATAGCGGCTATTGTCATTATTTCGCGTGAGATTGCAGTTTCGGCATTGCGCGAATGGATGGCAGAATTGGGTAACCGTACTAGCGTCGCAGTCTCTTACGTAGGTAAATTAAAAACCACTTTTCAAATGATCGCTATCAGTGTCTTGTTGCTCAATTGGCAATCGCTAGAAATATTAGGTTATGTGCTAATGATTGCTGCAGTGATATTAACGCTCTGGTCGATGATGATTTATATGAAGGCGGCTTGGCCGTATCTTAAAGAAGGTTAG